Genomic DNA from Macadamia integrifolia cultivar HAES 741 chromosome 6, SCU_Mint_v3, whole genome shotgun sequence:
CACGACCCTCCAGATGAGGGTTGGGTAAGGCAAGTTAACAGATAAACCTTGATAGCTCTCCTGAGGACAATTACCACACAGTCCAAGGGAAATTATGTCATTAGAACTAAAAAAATGTTGGCATGACATTAGGATGAATTCAAgctaaaacaaaattttggagaGAGAGCCGAGAAGAACACGACTCTTTCCTTAATAACCCACTATCAGATTTTAGGCTGCAACTCAATAGATATAAATCACAACTGCTACTTAAATACCAGAATTAAAGAAATTAAGATCTTAAGATCAAAGGGTCTGATCACACTCAAATTCGGACAAAATGAAGGTCTAATGAGGTGGAATGAATCCCCAAATTTTGGTAGAAATCTGGTGGTTGGATTTGGCTATGCAGGATATGTTTCAGAAATAGCAAGTGTTGCACCAGAAATTTAGCAACTTCAATAACTACCAATCTAATTGTTAGATCAGAACCAAATTTGGACTGTATTTTCCCTATTGAGTGAGGAACAGGCAACCAAACCCCAGTCCAAACCAATGGCTAAATGTCCTTAGGTGGGGACTACTATATGCAGCAAGAATGCACCATAAACAGGGGTACCACCAGGTATAGAAACAGCAACCAAACtgagtttaaaaaataaaaataaaaaaatccagatTTTCCCCAATGAACAGATTGATGATTCCCTTAGTAATTCCACAGAATATTAAAGAAGAAATTTAATAAAAGCAACTGTAGTAACTTGCAACCGAAGGAAAGAAGTGGAGAAATAGGAGAAGGGGTTATGATCGGATTCCCCACCTGATCTTGACCAGTATCCCTCCAGTCAAACTCAGAGCCCCACTTAGAGGGCTGCTGTGCCTCACAGCAGCAGAACCTGTTTCTCACAGCTCCATgtagcaaaaagaaaagaacctaTATTCATAAAATCATGCAAGGCCTCGTAGAGAATTACATGCTTAAATAGAAAACTAAGCTTGAATCAAAATGGCAATAGGAATGACTATTAGCCAATAGGAAACAAGTCTAACCACAAAAGGaattttaagaaaacaaaacaataacataAAGGgagtttaaaacaaacaaaagaatttGAAAAGACTACCCCATGCTAGGTGTAGGTGTAGTCCTAAAAAACTAGGAACACTTAATAAAACCAGCTTGGAATTTATAAATAGTATTCCAGAACAACTCAACtaattaaacaataaaatagTCTCAAAAATAAGACCCCATGACCTGTTTGGGTGGTAAACCAAAACAAATTGACTGAGTCAACTCACTGATTTGTTGGTTCAGTTGTTAACTCGGTGACTAGGTGAGTTGAGGTTGTCTTTCTCCTTGGTTGGTACTTCTTAAATTATGTGCTTCACCCCTCTTCTCCTTTGCTCTCTATACAGCTATTCttacttctctttcttttttaatcatcACTTATCTACATAACAAGTTGGTACCAGAACCAACTTAGGTTTTTAAAAGGATTGTGAAGTACTGAGAAGGACCAATGAAGAATGTTACTGACATGTACTGTAAAGCTGAGCTTGACAGCTTCAGTGAAAGAAGTGAAGGCAGGCATTGCACAAGATGATTTATGAAATATTTTAGGTCAAATCTTGCTGTATTTGGGATGTTTTCTTATTTTCGAACTTTTATTCCAATAAATACACAAATTCCAGACAACTAGCTCTGCATAAGACTAAGTGGAAAATATAACAAACTGCACACAGAATGCTTGACGGTAACAAGGCACTGACATTGAAATGTTCTCCAAGCTCGCGAAGATCTTCTTTCCGACCAGCAACCTTTTTCCCTGTCAAGAttaacccccaaaaaaaaacagctTAAGAAATAAACAgtcacaagaaagatgaaataaGTTTATATGAGAACACACATAAGAACCCACGGACTCTCTTTCAGATCCGTGAAACAATTCTCAgagatctttttcccttttggaaGATACAGGAGCGAAACAATCAACCTATTGATGTTCGAAGACCCAAAAGATTCTTTCAATTTGCCACCATCAAAAGTAACTCTTTCCAACTGCTTGAGATATAGGTCCAAAGTTCATGGCAACATCTTTCACCGCCATTCTTTGCATTTGAGTTCAAGTATGCTACTACCTCATTAGATAAGAACTATAGAGAATTTGCAGAAGTGGATATCAGCAAACCACATGCAATGGCGAGGAAAAACAAGGATGAAATTGGGGAGTAGAAACATTCTAACCAAGATTACATGCAAAAAGGGTGAGTttattttcctagcatggggAACATGGCAGGTATTAGTTAAGATGACAAGGAGAAATATTTTGTTTCAAAATGAACTTCATTTCTATCCCATTCCATATTGATGACTACTAAGATCAGGCCTCAATAGTTAATCGGTCAAACAAAGCAGCACCAAGTCAATGGAAGTATTAGCATGGTGGATTTTTGGCAGGCCTGTAGGTGTTGGTGCTTTTCTTTGGATTTCTGTTACCTCGTCCTAAGCAACTAGAAATCAATTACCTATTTAAAGAAGTGACAATGCAATCAGAATAACAGATTCTTAGGAACACACAGTAAAACAATGATgagatgaaaaatatagattttaaTGCAAATAAAAGCAATGTGAAATGAAATATCCAGAAAAAATATAGCAAGCATTCAAAATGGATCATAAGCTGAAAGACTGCAAATCATAAGCTGAAAGACTGCAAACTGATTTTTCAAGAATTAATAGTAGAGCAGTTGATCCGAAATTCTGCGTTCTATAACTATAACATCCCCATAAATTTCTGGCTTAAAAGCATCTTCACCTTGATTTTTCATTTCCAGTTGAATGTTGGCATAGctgcaaaaaaaagaaagtataaCGTTTTTAACTGGGTAAGACAAAGCAATCCGATGGGTTacaattatattatttttggaaaaagaagcctaaaaggaaGCATGGCCCCTACGCCCAGACACAATCACCCCTCATGAAAGCTGAAAATCccacccttgttgatgcttctattaGTGCTCCCATTAGCCCATGTGTTGGAGTAGGGCCATGCTGCCATTTAGGGTACCCTCTCCCATTATTCTtttataataagaaaaaataagagagagatagacaaaaaGATTATTTCAGAAACACATAAAATGGGGAGGTCAATCCCtttattcttttgttctttttttttttttttttttttttttggaggggttgTTAAGTATTGGACAAACGGAAAAACAGGAGTGCATGATGAAATTTATAAACCTACCACTCTCTCCAGCAATTCCAGTGAGATTGGCAGTAAAGTCACCCATAAACATATCACCAGGTAGGTATAATTAACAGGATGGATTTCCATGTTGAGTCAAGTTTTCAGGCTTTAAAACACCAGTTCAGTCAAAGGAAAGGAAACTTTTAAAAGCAACTCCAATTCATCAAGAATGAATATTCAATCTAAAAACTGTCTACTTTAAAGTACTATACAATATGCACGTAGCCTAGAACTTTAAACTAATCCAAGATGTGAACTCAGATTTTAATTTtcggttttttttccttttggccAAGTAAAAAACTATCTCTAATTCCTAGTTATTGTTAGGAATAAATACAATTAAGCCCAGCAAAGGAAGAAATGCATCATTAATCTGAACAGAATTTTTAACCCAACAAACACCTGCACCCATTCTTTATGAAATCCTTCAGTGTTGAAGCCCTTTGGGTCCCCTTAGCTCGGCAACCGAATGCAACACATAATGCCGTCAATATTGCACTTTTACCGCCTGCAAATGAAACCAAAGGAAACTATatcttaagaaaatatatatgcatttttgaAACTCATTCATTGCAGAAAATCGATCAATCACTATAATAATCTACTCGACTTACTCCCGTTCTGCCCAGTAATGAAATTAACGTAATCACCGAACTCGATCTCTAAGCTACTATGGCACATGAAGTTTTCCAAACGAATCTTCGAGATAATCCCGGCTCTCGCTTGAGAATAACTTGCAGGGGACTcgggaaaaaccctaaattcttccattttttcgtttCCCGACGGTGTCTTAGAGCCCTAGAAAATAACAAGAGCAGAAATCGATAAGTATACAGATGGAAGAGAAATGGAAGCCGTAGAGATGGACTCGTAAAACCCTCACTTCTACGAAGGCGAACGAAGGCGGGAATGGAACCCGCGAACTGAACACTAACACTAAGCAGCTCTAGTGTAGCTTGATATGACCCTTGGGGGAAGGTCTTACGGAACGAACATGATCACATACTCCAGTGCTAGATTTATATGTTATACCAACAATAGGGAATGTCTTCGGATTTGGATATCATGACGTCATCAACAATTAAGGACACAATTTCAAGCCATCCAGCGGTTCGCAGTATCGTAACCCACTGATTACAGTGTTTCTGTTGAACTTTTTGACATATCTTTTCGCGCGCTTTTACATGACCTGACGACTTTAAGTTCCACTCACCTTATGAAAACCGCTTCGGGCCAATCATGTTTTCTAAACAAACTCGTGAGTTAGACTCGATTTCCCTAATTATGCAGTTCCCTTCTCGTCGGTCGCAAAGATCCCCGCTAAGATCGCCCAACCCGCTACCCACCggctaaggatgtgaatttgaaatcaaaatcgtttatCGAAACTGAATCCAGCCATttatatcaaaatcataaaatcgtttagaaaaaatggtttggttctaattttaagtttaagattgattagttaaatgggttggaTCGGTTTTAACCATTTAACTCATTAGTTTCAACTCGAATTGACACCATGAAAAATGATTCGATTAACccgtataacgattaaatatttcgttgttttaacaaaacgcAATGGTTATTTATGGAATAATTAAAGACCATAGAGGCTatccaacagtctattcaataatttattcaTATTATGCAGTTATGTaattaaatccttgcttgttcaatgtctcatttaatttgatacaatattgaagcatttatcataaaaaaacaaattttaataaGTATGCAAATAAACTAGCAACCTTATTACTAATCATTTAGAAgttgtatggaataaatcgcGATCAAAACCGTTAAAAACTTTGAAATCGACATCGTTTACTAAACCATGGAATCAAAacaatttactaaacggttgcgattttggtttcagccaaataaatgtgaatcgaacAGCACAATAtacaccaaaaccaaaccgattaacactcTTACCATTAACTGTCATAATAGAgacaataggaaaaataaaagaagaaataacGCTACCTAATAGTGTTATGCTTGCCGATCTAAATTGACATGCTAAGGATTGGATCATAAACTCATCTCCCATTATACACTAATCATCACATTGCAAAACCCTTCATAAAATAGCTCTATATGGTTGAGCTTTTAAATCTCTTTCCTTATGGTGTTTTCATTCAAAATGATGTAGCACAAATTGGGCTTTTGGGCAATGTTTGAAAGTctggggaaaaaaatgttgacaCTATGATTGGGCTCttgggctatgtttggaagttaagaaaagaataaaaaaaatacaaaaaaaaaaaaaaaagagaaaaaagatagaaacatttaaaaaaaaaaaggtcactGTATAATTATGAATTTTGGATTATTATATCTTttgcactattttttttttttttcttaactaccaaacatagcctctaCCCGTACTGAGTCAAAGGTATATTTCCCCAGTTCAATTGAATGATCAGATTTCTTTAACAAGCATCTTTCCATTGAGGGGGAAAAATGTTTCTCCTTTAGcgggtttggattttggatcCTTTCATTGTAAATATTGATAAGGTGTTTGTTCTGTTGTTAATAATTTCGGTTGTCAGTAGCCTAATCGTCCTTGGCAGGGGTGGGCTTCTCAGTCCATATACTGGGCCTAGCTAACTGGCCATTTTCAGTATGCGGACCTCAGCTTCTCTTCCATTCTCaatataataatgtatttttcaataaaaaaatttatttccccCTTGTCTATGATAATTTAAACCATTTCATTGTTATAAAATtccatgtcattttttttttgggtgctaaTTTCCAATTCACTATTTctacccccccccacccccaccaaaaaaaagatcCAATTCACAAATTACGTTGGCCCATCCAAATTGGGAGATTATTGCCATTGTAATTATCAGCCAATGAAAATAGTTATTGATAGATTATAAACCATTTCAATTTAGTTGCTACATATTTTTTTCGTACGAGTGTTTTTTGGATTGGGATCCTCCTCGACTGATTTTTCCTCCAATTCCTTCAACCTCTCACATACATACACCCCCATGCATGCCAACCACTTGGGATTGCATGCTTCTATATGTCTGGCTGCATGCATACGAGAGTTGTTCAGTTTTATAAGTTTTCTCCTTCTATGGTAGAAAttttatagaaagaaaaaaatcctataCACCCTCCTCTACAGGAACCCACTCCCACACGCCTACTATTATTTTGTCACATGCATAACTAATATAGCTAGTATAACCATTAGATGGAGATGTCAAGGTTTGCACATTCTTGGTACTCCGGCCACAATTGTGCACTCTCAGTAGCTCTAGATATTAAATGCGATATATTGTGGTAGGGCTCAAACTTGACATGAGTATATGGAATACTGTTCCACCTATGTACAAAATATTGGGGCCATCTACTCTCCCAGATGGCAATTGTTAGCATTTAAGTGGGTATATGGGAAAGGATTTCTTCCACGATCATGATGGAACAAGACTTCCATATTCTATTGCGTATCATATAATCATTTTTGCTATATTCATCTTACTTGTTTGGCCTTggaaccaaaaagaaaaagagataccttagcaccttgctTTCAGCTTGAAAGAATTGGTGAAACCTTTGTTAGGCTGTGACCATTGAAGATAAATAGAGATTTAGAGAGATGCATCTACAGACCTTCAATCacccatagaaaaaaaaaatatctcttcAACCATAAGATATAACCGACTTATTCACTCGAGAAATGGTACTTCGGACCTTCATCATTAGGCAGTTCCAAGACTTGGTTTGATAGTTTGACATGTCTTATTAAAATATGCTCGGGGTTTTGGTTAGTTAATCGTGTCTTCTACTCAAGTTTGCGAAACTCCTTGATTTATAATAGATAGTTGAAAGGAATAATATTTAGGATTGAAAAAGGTTTTGAAACCTCTTGGCTTAGATAGTTGATGaataatatgaaaatatttatgATTAGGGTTGGTAGTGGACTCTTGGGGGAGTCATAAT
This window encodes:
- the LOC122082179 gene encoding structural maintenance of chromosomes protein 6A-like → MEEFRVFPESPASYSQARAGIISKIRLENFMCHSSLEIEFGDYVNFITGQNGSGKSAILTALCVAFGCRAKGTQRASTLKDFIKNGCSYANIQLEMKNQGEDAFKPEIYGDVIVIERRISDQLLYY